A stretch of the Metopolophium dirhodum isolate CAU chromosome 8, ASM1992520v1, whole genome shotgun sequence genome encodes the following:
- the LOC132950147 gene encoding cyclin-dependent kinases regulatory subunit: MSDKQIYYSDKYYDDKYEYRHVVLPKEMAKSIPKTHLLSEDEWRSIGVQQSKGWVHYMIHEPEPHILLFKRPRTN, from the exons ATGTCTGACAAACAGATCTACTATTCGGACAAATATTACGACGACAAGTACGAATACAG ACATGTGGTGTTGCCTAAAGAGATGGCAAAAAGCATACCAAAAACACATTTACTTTCTGAAGACGAATGGAGATCAATTGGAGTACAACAGAGCAAAGGATGGGTACATTATATGATCCATGAACCCG aacctcacattttattattcaaaagacCACGAACCAACTGA